The proteins below come from a single Chitinophaga pinensis DSM 2588 genomic window:
- a CDS encoding PmoA family protein, whose amino-acid sequence MKNECKWRTPTLLLLLATLSAHAQVLARISVKAGTSPRLNTAVYTALKNAYQSGPDSLQLQEVRGNKRSPVPFQLLDDNLYWILAGITPAGSTRVYELVKGQSVAAGNVMQLKDTAGAFLLRQGSRKLLQYNYAIMEPPAGVDTVYRRSGFIHPLWAPDGQVITNIHPKGHWHHVGIWNPWTHTSFKGKETDFWNLQKKEGTVRFKGVAGRVQGPVACGFTVLQDHIAFSGGKEVTALNEEWVIKALNCGTDTSRFVWDFASTLNCADTAGITLLQYRYGGGFGLRTMEAWTAATSAVLTSEGKTRKDADSTRARWIKITGRTEKGQAGILIMNHPGNFDSPQPLRVWPENSERGEIMMNFSPTKMKEWILQYGRYYAQRYRVVTFIKDLTNEEIENYYQDYVKPPEVTVAWNGSI is encoded by the coding sequence ATGAAAAACGAATGTAAGTGGCGTACACCGACGCTCCTGCTATTGCTTGCAACCCTGTCTGCCCATGCACAGGTTCTGGCGCGTATCAGCGTAAAAGCAGGTACTTCCCCGCGTCTCAATACCGCTGTGTATACGGCTTTGAAAAACGCTTACCAGTCAGGGCCGGACTCCCTTCAGTTGCAGGAAGTACGCGGTAATAAGCGTTCCCCTGTGCCTTTTCAGCTATTGGACGACAATCTGTACTGGATCCTGGCAGGGATTACACCGGCAGGCAGTACCCGTGTATACGAACTGGTCAAAGGCCAATCTGTTGCTGCCGGCAATGTGATGCAGCTAAAAGATACTGCGGGCGCTTTTTTACTACGCCAGGGCAGCAGGAAACTGTTACAATACAATTACGCTATCATGGAGCCTCCGGCCGGCGTCGATACGGTATATCGCCGTAGCGGCTTTATTCATCCCCTTTGGGCGCCTGACGGGCAGGTCATCACTAATATCCACCCAAAAGGACACTGGCATCATGTAGGAATCTGGAATCCCTGGACGCATACTTCTTTTAAAGGCAAAGAAACCGACTTCTGGAACCTGCAGAAAAAGGAGGGCACCGTACGTTTTAAAGGAGTGGCTGGAAGGGTACAGGGGCCTGTAGCCTGTGGTTTTACTGTTTTACAGGATCATATTGCTTTTTCAGGTGGTAAAGAAGTGACAGCCCTCAATGAAGAATGGGTGATCAAGGCATTAAATTGCGGAACGGATACCTCCCGTTTTGTATGGGATTTTGCCAGTACCCTGAACTGTGCAGATACCGCCGGTATCACTTTATTACAATACCGTTATGGCGGCGGCTTTGGTTTACGTACAATGGAGGCATGGACCGCCGCTACCAGTGCTGTACTGACCTCTGAAGGAAAAACAAGGAAAGATGCAGACAGTACCCGCGCCCGCTGGATCAAGATAACAGGACGTACAGAGAAAGGACAGGCCGGTATCCTGATTATGAATCACCCGGGCAATTTTGATTCTCCGCAGCCTTTACGGGTATGGCCGGAGAATTCTGAAAGAGGAGAGATCATGATGAATTTCAGTCCGACGAAAATGAAAGAGTGGATCCTGCAATATGGCCGGTACTACGCCCAACGTTACCGGGTAGTGACCTTCATAAAAGACCTGACAAACGAAGAAATAGAGAATTATTACCAGGACTATGTAAAACCGCCGGAAGTTACTGTTGCCTGGAACGGATCGATCTGA
- a CDS encoding dipeptide epimerase has translation MQLTLYPFELKFKHTFTISRKSKDVQPLLVVKLEQDGFSGLGETADNSYYNMTVPRLMEDINAHRDLIEGYTLDTPEELWKTLFPLFKDNLFALCAIDLAAHDLYAKKQGKKLYEVWGLDISHNPMTDYTIGIDTVENMVSKLKEFPWPIYKIKLGTKEDIAIIEALRKHTNAIFRVDANCAWGVEETLRNAAAFKSLGVEFIEQPMPAADIDGMKQVYEQSALPLIADESCITEADVALCKGLFHGINIKLTKCGGITPARRMIAEAKQLGMQVMTGSMNESTVGTSAVAHLLPYLDYVDMDGPLLLAEDTADGVKIVDGRIIYADRPGTGALLR, from the coding sequence ATGCAATTGACACTATACCCATTTGAACTAAAGTTTAAACATACATTCACCATTTCGCGTAAATCCAAAGATGTACAGCCATTACTGGTCGTTAAACTGGAACAGGATGGTTTTAGCGGACTGGGAGAAACGGCCGACAACTCATACTACAATATGACAGTGCCGCGTCTGATGGAAGATATCAATGCACACAGAGACCTGATAGAAGGATATACACTCGATACACCGGAGGAACTGTGGAAGACGCTGTTCCCTTTGTTTAAAGACAATCTCTTTGCCCTCTGCGCCATTGATCTGGCAGCGCATGACCTTTATGCCAAAAAACAAGGGAAGAAGCTATATGAGGTATGGGGGCTCGACATCTCTCATAATCCCATGACAGACTATACGATTGGCATAGATACGGTGGAGAATATGGTCAGCAAACTGAAGGAGTTTCCATGGCCCATTTACAAGATTAAACTGGGAACCAAAGAGGATATTGCTATCATTGAAGCACTGAGAAAGCATACCAATGCGATCTTTCGTGTAGACGCCAATTGCGCCTGGGGAGTGGAAGAAACCCTGCGTAATGCGGCTGCGTTTAAGTCATTGGGTGTTGAGTTCATAGAACAACCCATGCCGGCAGCTGATATAGATGGGATGAAACAGGTGTATGAACAATCCGCCTTACCGCTGATTGCGGATGAAAGCTGTATTACGGAAGCAGACGTTGCCTTGTGTAAGGGCCTGTTTCATGGTATCAATATCAAACTCACCAAATGTGGTGGTATCACGCCTGCCCGTCGCATGATTGCGGAAGCCAAACAACTGGGTATGCAGGTCATGACCGGTAGTATGAATGAAAGTACGGTGGGTACTTCTGCGGTAGCACACCTGTTACCGTATCTGGATTATGTGGATATGGATGGCCCGCTTTTGCTGGCAGAAGACACCGCTGATGGTGTGAAGATCGTAGACGGTCGTATCATCTATGCTGACAGGCCCGGTACCGGCGCCTTATTAAGATAA
- a CDS encoding RNA polymerase sigma factor — MPINQPYDERELLLRLEADDKSAFDTIYYRYEQKLKLYLFPFTGGDSHLVDTILQDVFVKLWLKRKELSGVAVLEFYLQRMAKNRLLDHLKLRDIREKHARTYADLQTDAGDHISEQLQLKEYLSIAREGIAQLPLRRRIIFSMNVLEGWSIDEIATHLQVSKDVVKKQLQLAKTFVRDYISKNGDLPGAICLAILLLPAF; from the coding sequence TTGCCGATCAACCAACCATACGACGAGAGAGAGCTGCTTCTACGTCTGGAAGCTGACGACAAATCAGCATTCGACACGATCTATTATCGTTACGAGCAAAAGCTAAAACTATATCTGTTCCCTTTTACAGGAGGGGATAGTCACCTCGTTGACACCATTCTCCAGGACGTGTTTGTAAAGCTATGGCTGAAAAGAAAGGAACTCAGCGGCGTAGCCGTACTGGAGTTTTACCTGCAACGCATGGCTAAAAACAGGCTGCTGGATCATCTGAAACTTCGTGATATCAGGGAAAAGCACGCCAGGACCTATGCCGATCTCCAGACCGATGCAGGAGATCATATCAGCGAACAGCTACAACTAAAGGAATATCTCTCTATCGCCAGAGAAGGCATCGCACAACTCCCCTTGCGCCGTCGTATTATCTTCTCGATGAATGTATTGGAAGGCTGGTCTATCGACGAGATTGCCACCCACTTACAGGTATCAAAAGATGTGGTCAAAAAACAGCTGCAACTGGCCAAAACATTCGTCAGAGATTATATATCAAAAAACGGGGATCTTCCCGGAGCTATCTGTCTTGCCATCCTGCTGTTACCAGCTTTTTAA
- a CDS encoding FecR domain-containing protein, which produces MINKAEILARFARNEVSAAERAAFHAWVQTCSAAEVEALMDEYGEILVHIEPAPATADETLLAAIHQEIATQEARQPGPLIRRIALRRWSQAAAVALLLGVGIYFWKTRQRQSVQAPVVVVNKDIAPGKEGALLTLGDGSVITLDSAHTGQIAQQGGATARISGNSLVYDKNGRENVYNTMRTPNGRQFQLVLPDGTKVWLNAASSIRYPTLFAGKERLVTVTGEAYFEVAANADMPFRVNVNDKAEIEVLGTDFNVNAYNNEATISTTLVSGSVRILSERNKGVIIKPGQQAQITIAAARQGNQHNTGIEVVSTDVEKAVAWKNGLFYFDNMTLPEAMRQLERWYDIRVVYEKEVPDIKLTGKMTKQVTLGGLLVVLEELGVHSKLEANTLTITAK; this is translated from the coding sequence ATGATCAACAAAGCGGAGATATTAGCCAGATTTGCCCGTAATGAGGTAAGCGCAGCAGAGCGCGCAGCCTTTCATGCATGGGTGCAGACATGCTCTGCTGCTGAGGTGGAAGCCCTGATGGATGAATATGGAGAAATACTTGTCCATATCGAGCCGGCGCCTGCAACTGCGGATGAAACGCTTTTAGCGGCCATACACCAGGAAATTGCGACACAGGAAGCAAGGCAGCCAGGGCCGCTTATACGCCGCATAGCTCTGCGCAGATGGAGCCAGGCTGCTGCCGTAGCCCTATTGCTGGGAGTAGGCATTTATTTCTGGAAAACACGCCAGAGGCAGTCGGTACAAGCACCGGTGGTTGTAGTCAATAAGGATATTGCGCCCGGTAAGGAAGGCGCATTACTTACGCTGGGCGATGGTTCCGTCATAACACTGGATAGCGCACATACCGGACAGATCGCTCAGCAGGGCGGCGCTACCGCGCGTATATCAGGCAATAGTCTGGTGTATGACAAAAACGGACGGGAAAACGTATATAATACCATGCGTACACCGAATGGAAGACAGTTTCAGCTGGTACTGCCGGACGGTACAAAAGTATGGCTGAATGCAGCCAGCTCCATCCGCTATCCTACCCTGTTTGCAGGAAAGGAAAGGCTTGTGACGGTAACAGGAGAAGCTTACTTTGAAGTAGCCGCCAATGCGGATATGCCTTTCAGGGTAAACGTGAATGACAAGGCAGAAATAGAAGTGCTTGGTACAGATTTCAATGTGAATGCTTACAATAATGAAGCAACAATCAGTACGACCCTGGTGTCGGGCTCCGTACGTATATTATCAGAGAGGAATAAAGGAGTAATTATCAAACCTGGCCAACAGGCACAAATCACCATTGCAGCTGCCAGACAGGGTAATCAACACAATACAGGAATTGAAGTGGTTAGTACAGATGTGGAAAAAGCAGTCGCCTGGAAAAATGGCTTGTTCTATTTCGACAACATGACATTACCGGAAGCCATGCGTCAGTTAGAACGCTGGTATGACATCCGCGTCGTATATGAAAAAGAAGTACCGGATATCAAGCTAACGGGAAAAATGACAAAACAGGTAACGCTCGGAGGATTACTGGTCGTGCTGGAAGAACTGGGCGTACACTCCAAACTGGAAGCGAACACGCTGACGATAACAGCAAAATAA